The Thalassomonas actiniarum genome contains the following window.
GGGACGGCGTAAAGTTGCTGACGCCGAAATGTTTCACCTTGCCTGCACTGTGGAGCTGCATCAAGGTATCCGCCACCTCTGCGGCATTAAATAAATAATCCGGGCGGTGCAGTAAAAACATATCCAATGTCTCTATTTCCAGCCGCTTGAGAATACCGTCGACACTATTTACTAAATAATCCCGGCTAAAATCATAACATTTGGGATCGCCAGGGTTTGGGGTATCCTCAATACGAATGCCGGCCTTGGAGGTGATAATCAACTGCTCCCTCAGGCCGGGGCTTTCTTTTAATACCTCGGCAAATAAAGATTCGCTTAAACCGCCGGCATAAATATCGGCATGATCAAAGTGGTTATAACCCGCTTCAATGGCGGTGCGCAGCGCCAGTTTTCCTTTGGCCCTGTCGGCTGAAGAGTTATCGCCGGTAATACGCATACAGCCGTATATAAACCGTGAGGAGTTTAACCCGGATTTTCCTAATTGAATATTTCTCATTGTCACCTGTCTGCCCGGTTTAAAGTAAAAAGTGAAGGTAAAACTTTAACAACATGATGTAAACGATAAAACATTTCAACGATTTAAAACTCTCCCTAAATTTCAGCAAAAGTTTAAGTAAAAGATTAACCCGTGCTCAACTCCGCCAGCCTTTGGCGGTGAGGTTTAAAGTTCAATCCGCAACGGCTGATAAAGTCAGCGATCTGCTCGATATTATACTTATTGGCATATTCATTACCGGGCTTTAACTGAGCGCTATCAGGATACAAACCATAGCCCGCCAGCAAGCAATGCCAGGATATCGATGGATAGTAATGATCAATTTTCTGGCGATCCAGTTCATCACTGAGGTTATCCCCCCGCATCCAACACTGTAAAATAGCAACCAGACTCGCCGAAAGCTGGTTGTTATTGGCATTATCCAGCCAGTACTGACTGTCGGTACGTGAGTTAATACGATAATGGCCGACAATATAATCGCGCACTGCCTCAAAGCGGGCATTGACACTGGCATTAAACTCCCCCTGATACTGGCCGGAAAAGTTGCCTTTTTGGTAGCTGTCAATAAAGCCTTGTACTGTTTCCTGCACCAGATGCAAAGCGGTGGCTTCCAACGGCTCGATAAAGCCCTGGGATAAACCGACGGCAACACAGTTTTTATGCCAGTGTTGCTCTACCCGGCCAACTTTCATTTTTAAGTGGCGCGCCTCAACGTCAGCATCAAGCAAGCCAAGCTTGGCCCTTAATTCCGTTTCGGCACTATCGCCGCTGGTATAAGCCGAACTGTAAACATAACCATTGCCGTTACGGTTGGTTAACGGGATTTCCCAGGCCCAACCATGTTTTAGCGCAGTGGAAATGGTTTGTGAACCTAGCTGCTGCGTTTGCTCTGTCGGCAATACGACCGCGGCATCATTAAAGAGATTATTACCAAAGCTTTTAAACGGCACTTTCAGCTGCTGTTGCAGCAATAAACTGGCAAATCCGGTGCAGTCAATAAAGATATCTCCGGCAATGGTTTCACCGGCTTGTGTGATCACACTTTGGATATCACCGTTAACATGCAACTTCACCTCGGCAACGGTTCCCCGGGTATGCGTGACGCCGAACTCTTCGGCTTTTCCCGCCAAAAATTTACCGAGTAAGGCCGAATCAAAGTGATAGCCATAATTGGTTTCAAAAGGAAAATGAAACTCCGGGATAGGTGCTAATTTATGTTTGGCCAGGTAGCTGGCCAGAAAAAAGTGATCTGGATGTCCTTCAACCGAGATGCCTTTACGGCGGATATAACTATTATGAAAAAAGCCCGGGGCGCTATAGTCATCGGTTTGCGCCGGAAACGGATGGAAATATCGGGAAAATCCGGGTTTAGTCGACCAATTGACAAACTCAATACCATTTTTATAAGTGGCATTACATTGCCCCATCCAGTCACTTTCCTTAATTCCCAGAAAATCCATAAAGCCTTTAAGCTGGGGGGTAGAACCTTCACCCACACCGATAATGCCGATATCCGGAGATTCGATTAAACGAATATTAAAACCCAGATGTTGCCAGCTTTTCGCCATCAAATTAGCGGCCATCCAACCGGCAGTACCGCCGCCGACAATAACAATTGATTTAGCCTGATGTTCAGACATCATATACACCTCGCTCTTTTCATTACCTGGCGGCACGGTCAACTTAACAACAAAGTACCGATAACGCCCCAGTTAATCCTCCTTGCTTGTCATCCGTAACATCACAACCAATAGACATCCGGTCTATAGCCGCTCTCTTTCTTCCGTGAAACCGCGACATACCATACGTCCTGTATATAAAAAACCACTTAATCTTGCGATCAAGTGGTTTTCTTTTCAATAACAGTTCAAGTTAATACTTATTCAATTAACACTAGAATGAGTAATTAACCCCAAGGAAGAACTGGCGGCCAAACTTCTTATATTCCCCGCTAGCCAGCGACGTACCATAGTTAGTGGTATTAGCTTCGTCGGTCAGGTTATTCACCTGCAATACCGCATCTACACCATTATCAAAGGAATAAGTTCCCTGCCAGTCGACCACAGTATAGGCATCGGCATATTGATAGGCAGTACCGCCGGGCGTTGAGCCTTCATAGATATAATCATCACGGTAGCGAACATTTAAATGGGTACTGAAATTGTCTATATCCCAAAATAGAGTCGCACTAAAGACATGCTTAGACAAACCGGGAAGCGACAGTTGCTGATCATCAAAAACACCGCCAC
Protein-coding sequences here:
- a CDS encoding aldo/keto reductase, with the translated sequence MRNIQLGKSGLNSSRFIYGCMRITGDNSSADRAKGKLALRTAIEAGYNHFDHADIYAGGLSESLFAEVLKESPGLREQLIITSKAGIRIEDTPNPGDPKCYDFSRDYLVNSVDGILKRLEIETLDMFLLHRPDYLFNAAEVADTLMQLHSAGKVKHFGVSNFTPSQVSLLQSALPLPLMVNQVEINIHNINSFTDGTLDQCQQLGITPVAWCPLGGVAYSAWGNTFSAADEQRIENELTLQVEKYQCQSWQVILAWLLKHPAQIFPIIGSTTPERILAAKHSLELDYSREDWYRLLEARNGEPVP
- a CDS encoding tryptophan halogenase family protein; the protein is MMSEHQAKSIVIVGGGTAGWMAANLMAKSWQHLGFNIRLIESPDIGIIGVGEGSTPQLKGFMDFLGIKESDWMGQCNATYKNGIEFVNWSTKPGFSRYFHPFPAQTDDYSAPGFFHNSYIRRKGISVEGHPDHFFLASYLAKHKLAPIPEFHFPFETNYGYHFDSALLGKFLAGKAEEFGVTHTRGTVAEVKLHVNGDIQSVITQAGETIAGDIFIDCTGFASLLLQQQLKVPFKSFGNNLFNDAAVVLPTEQTQQLGSQTISTALKHGWAWEIPLTNRNGNGYVYSSAYTSGDSAETELRAKLGLLDADVEARHLKMKVGRVEQHWHKNCVAVGLSQGFIEPLEATALHLVQETVQGFIDSYQKGNFSGQYQGEFNASVNARFEAVRDYIVGHYRINSRTDSQYWLDNANNNQLSASLVAILQCWMRGDNLSDELDRQKIDHYYPSISWHCLLAGYGLYPDSAQLKPGNEYANKYNIEQIADFISRCGLNFKPHRQRLAELSTG